From the Paeniglutamicibacter kerguelensis genome, the window CTCATGCTGCCACGTAGCACTGCTCGGTGATCTGCTTGGCAGTCGCACCGACCATTTCGCGGCGTACCAGCCCGCCGCGCATGATCAGCACCCTGTCGCAGAGGTGGCTTAGTTCCTCGTGCTCGGACGAAACCAGCAGCACTGCGACTCCCTGCTCCGCCATGCGGCGCACATGTTCAAGCACCGTCCGCTTGGCGCCGACATCGACGCCCTGGGTGGGTTCGTGCAGGATCAGGCACTTCACCCCGGCCTTGGCCGCCCACTTGGCGATGAGAACCTTTTGCTGGTTTCCGCCGCTGAGCGTTTCCAGGGGCCTGTCCGGGTCCCCCATGGGCCTGACGTCGAACTGCTCCATGGCCTCGACAACGCTGCGGCGCTCGGCCCGCGCATCGATCAGTCCCCGGCGGGTGAAGGTGCCGATGGAAACGAGCGTCAGGTTTTCGGCGATCGAGGCGCCCATGATCCCGGAGCGGCGCTTCCGATCCGCCGGGAGCATTGCAATGCCGGCGGCCGTTGCGTCCGTGGCGGAACTTGGCTTCACCTTCTTCCCGCCCACGGAGACCGTGCCCGACTCGGCGTTCATGCTGCCGAGGATCAGATCCGGTACGTCGTCGTGGCCGGCACCGGCAAGCCCTGTCAGCCCGACGACCTCGCCTGGCCGGATGTCCAGGCTCAGCCCGTTGATGCCGCCGCCGCTGAGCTCATTGATCCGGATGGCGGGTTCGGAGCCCGCCACAAAGTGGCTGGTGCGCTCCGGAAAATGCGATTCCAGATCCCGACCGAGAATGTGTTTGGCGAGCTCCTTTTCCCCGCTGATGGTGCTGGTGGGGGCCTGCATGACGACGCTGCCGTCGCGCAGCACCAGCACCGAGTCGGTGGCAGTGAGCACCTCGTCGAGCCGGTGGGTGCAAAAGGCAATCGCCGTGCCGCTGGCGGCGGCTGCGCGCATCGCTTCGAAGAGCCTGTCACGCTCCACGCCGGTCAGGTTTGCCGTTGGCTCATCGAGCACCAGCAGGCTCGACCGTTCGCGGCCGCGGGCGTAAACCGCCCGGGCGATGGCGACGACTGCCTTCTCCGCCTGGGTCAGTTCCTGCACCGGCGTGGCCGGGTCTACATCGACGCCCAGGCCGGCGAGCAGTTCACGGACCTTGACCTTTTGCGCCTTCCAGTCGATCAAACCGCGCTTGCGCATCATCGCACCGACAAAAACGTTCTCCGTCACCGAAAGCGATCCCGCCAGGCCCAGGTCCTGATGGACGAAGGCGAAACCCAGGTTGGCCGAGCTGGTCGGGGTCAACGGGAGGGAGGCTTCCTTCCCGTTGACCCGCAGGGTGGCGCCGGCGTCGGGCTCGTAGATTCCGGCAAGGATCTTGAATAGCGTTGACTTGCCCGCCCCGTTCTCGCCCAGCACGCCGGTGACGGTTCCAGGGGCAAAGGTCAATGAAATATCGTGAAGGACCTTGGTCAGGCCGAATGTCTTCGAGGCTCCCGTGAGCACGATTCCCTCGTGTGCGGCCGCATCCAATGGGCTGGTCATCGATTCTCTCCTTTCCGGTCGATCCGCTTGCGCGGACCCGCTTACTTCCAGAGGTTGGCGTACTGCTGCTTGTAGTCGACGTTGTCGTAGAGGACTTCCTCGGAGGAAATGTCCAGCCCCTCGATGTTCTTCGCATCGAAGAGCTTCACCGGCACCTCGCTCATCGCCGGTTCCGCCCCGGACAGGGCGCGCAGCGTGCGGTCCATCATGGCCCAGCCGAGCCAGTTGTTGCTGTTGCCCACGTCCACCGCCTGGATGCGCTTGTCCCTGATGAAGCCCAGGTTCGCCTCTACCGCATTGATGCTGCCGACGCGGATCTGGTCCTTGCGGCTGGAGAGCTCGACGGCGGGGATGGTGAATTGCGCGATCCCGTCGATGGCCGGGAAGATCCAGTTCAGCTTCGGGTTGCGGGAGATCTCCGAGCCGGTCAGGGTCTCTGCAGCGGTCTTGAAGTTCGACTGCATGAGGTCATCGACCTGCAGGCTGCATTCCGATGAGCAGAACTCATGGAAGCCCTCCTCGATGCCCTTGCGCATCTCGGTGAAGGTTTCGATGGAAGGCAGATTCTGCACGACTCCGTGTGCCGGACCTTCGGTGTTGGCGATGGCGTAGGCGGCCAGCAGCTTGCCCGACTTCTTGTAGTCGATGCTCACTTCGCCTGCCGCTCCCTTTTCCAGCGGAGCATTCGCATCGACGTTCAGTGCGCCGATGACCGGGACACCTGCCTGGTTGGCGCTCTCGATGGCCGTCGGGAGCAGGTTGAAGTTGATTCCGAAAGCCACGATGGCCGATGATTTGGCCGCCAGGGCCTGGTTCACTTGCTTCGCCGCGGTGTCGGTCGAGCCCTTCGCGTCGTACACCTCGACCTTGACGCCGGCGCGTTCGCCAGCCTCCGTCATCCCGTCCAGTACGGCCCGAACGAATGGCAACGAGTTATCGAGGGTCACCGCCGCGATGGTCTTGCCGCGGAATTGCGAGATGTCGATCGCCTCGCCCGGTGAGAGGAATGCGGCCGGTTTGGCGTTTTCGCTGACGAGTTGCTCGGCAGCGGACTTGCCGTCTACCGCGTTGACAGTGGAGCTGGCGAGCGAGGCTGTGCTGCTGTCGGTCTGACATGCCGTCAGGCTCAAGATTGCAAGGCCGAGGCCCAGGGTTGCCAGTGGCTTGGAGAGATTACGTGAGCGCTTCATTGCACTGATTCCTTCCGTGCGAGGTGGTGGAGAGCGGAGTGGGGAAATTACGATGTTGAAAAGCGGTGTTGAAGTACTACGTTGAGGAAGCCGACTTGCGGCTGATGATTGCGGCGAATGAAACGGCAAGGACCAGGGCTGCACCGTTGAACACGTTCTCCAACCAGCCCGCGCCGCCAAGCATCTGCAGCCCGGTGACGCCTGTAACGACGAGGAACACGGCGATGACGGTTCCCCAGGCGTTGAAGCGCCCCGGCTTGATGACCGTCGCCCCAAGGAAGACGGCCGCTGCGCCGGGAAGCAGGAAGGATGCCCCGAGGTTCGGATCGGCACTGCCGAGTCGGCCAACGTTGAGCACGCCTGCCAGTCCGCACAGGAACGCGCTGGCGGTCAGTGCGAAGACACGGATGCGGTTGGTCGGCAGGCCACTCAGGCGAGCGACTTCACGGCCCTCGCCGGTGAAGTAGATGTAGCGTCCGAGCGGGGTGTGTTCCATGAAAACCCACACCGCAAAGGCCAGCAGGAAGGCGAAGTAGACGGGCAGGGGCAGGCCGAGGAATTGGGCGGTGGCGATGTTGCTGAGGAATTCCGGGGCACCGGCGATGACCTGGGAGCCGGAGATCGCCAGGGTCAGCCCGGTGATCACCGTTCCCATGCCGAGCGTGGTGATCATGGAGCTGATCCCGATCTTCACGATGAAGTAGGAGTTCAACAGACCCCAGACCATGGTCGAGGCCAGAGCGATCGGGATGGCGATCTCACCCGGAAGACCGAGCTTTACGTGGAGCACGGAGAGGATGATCGAGGACCAGGCAATCATCGGGCCGAAGGAGAGATCGAACTCCCCCGCCGCGAAGGGTAGGACGAGTCCAAGCGCGGCAATGATCAGCACGCTCTGGGAGGACGTGACCACACGAAGGTTCTCGAAGGTGAAGAAGGTATCCGGTGCCGCGACAGAGAAAACAACGATCACGAAAATCAAGACGCCGAGCACCGCATACTTGTACATTAAGCGGCGGAACAATGAGTCCTGGGTGACGTTCGTTCTGTTCTTTCCCGATTCGGGAGGTTTTGGTGTGCTGCCGTTTTCAACCGGTGTTCGTTGCGCCGGCGGCGTACTGATCTGGCTCATTCGGTGTTCTCCCATCACATAAAGTGGTCGGTGTCAGCGATGACGGTGGCAAGGCTGGAACCCGCCACCTCCAGCTCTATGGCGCTATTAGCCAAGAGCGAGATGGGCTCTCCGAGCCCGATTGCGTAAACGGTCACGGGTTCCGGGCGGCTGGCCGCCCTTTCCCCGAGGTGTTGCGCCCACGTGGTGCCCGCTTCGTCGGTGAGCTCGGCGACGGCACGCTGAATCTCATCCATGGCGGGCAGCCGACCGAGGGCCAGCGGCTTGCCGTCGCGCAGCATGCGGAACTCCGCACCGGCTAGCACCGAGAGGTGCGTGCCGGCCGAAACGAGGCGGATCACCCCACCGTTGACCGCGATACGATCTGCATCCTCGGTCTGGGACGTGCCGAAGGGGCACCACGAAACTTCAAGGCCGAGTTGCAGCTTGTCAGGCGTCGCCATGGCGCCCTTGCCTTGGGGTGCCTGAAGGCTCGGGGCAGGTTCGCTCCGGAATCCGAGCACCCCGCGTACCCTCAAGGGAATCGATCCGACGGGAATTCGTGCGTTCGTCGACGAGAGCATGCGTTCGCCCAGGATGACTGGATCCAATCCATCGTGGGCGTTCAACAGCACCGCACCCCGGTCACCTTTCGACATTCGTCTACGGATCACCTCGTCACGCACGAGTCGTGCGTCATCAATCGAGAATCCCGGAATCATCCGGCTCAGGGGTGTGATGCTGCGTCGCTGGACATCCGAGGAGACAATGAGATCGACCAATCGCCGGACCTCACGTCCTGTCAGTTCTGCGCTGGTGGCCCGGTTTTCCGCGGCCTGCAACTTTGTCATGGAGCCAGACTATGAAGCGCCCGGTTAACCAATCCGAAACGATCTCGTGTAATTTCAGTCACACTCGTTAACGCACTTTAACGCGTTCGTTCACCGACGCCGTCAGATGGAGCAGATCGTGTCACTGGAACACTCCCTTCCGTTGCTGCGAGGCAAGATCTCCGCGCCCTCGCTGCCCGAGATCCTGGTTCCGCGGCCGCGGCTCGAGTCTTCGGTTCGGGACCGGTTGGGCGCGTTGCCGGTACTTGTGGTGTGCGCCAGCGCCGGTGCGGGAAAGACCACAGCCGTTCGGACCGCACTGCGCGATGAACCCCAGGTTGCGTGGTTAACGCTCGATGCGGCGGATGCCTCCCCGGGCCGTCTGCTGACCTACATTGCCGCGGCTCTTGCGCCGTTCTCACCGAATCTGACGGAACTGGTTCAACACGCGATGGCCGCACAGGCACCCCACGGCGAGATTGCCGGGCTGCTGATCGAGTCCCTTTTCGGCGAGGTTCCAACCACGCTG encodes:
- a CDS encoding sugar ABC transporter ATP-binding protein; translated protein: MTSPLDAAAHEGIVLTGASKTFGLTKVLHDISLTFAPGTVTGVLGENGAGKSTLFKILAGIYEPDAGATLRVNGKEASLPLTPTSSANLGFAFVHQDLGLAGSLSVTENVFVGAMMRKRGLIDWKAQKVKVRELLAGLGVDVDPATPVQELTQAEKAVVAIARAVYARGRERSSLLVLDEPTANLTGVERDRLFEAMRAAAASGTAIAFCTHRLDEVLTATDSVLVLRDGSVVMQAPTSTISGEKELAKHILGRDLESHFPERTSHFVAGSEPAIRINELSGGGINGLSLDIRPGEVVGLTGLAGAGHDDVPDLILGSMNAESGTVSVGGKKVKPSSATDATAAGIAMLPADRKRRSGIMGASIAENLTLVSIGTFTRRGLIDARAERRSVVEAMEQFDVRPMGDPDRPLETLSGGNQQKVLIAKWAAKAGVKCLILHEPTQGVDVGAKRTVLEHVRRMAEQGVAVLLVSSEHEELSHLCDRVLIMRGGLVRREMVGATAKQITEQCYVAA
- a CDS encoding sugar ABC transporter substrate-binding protein; the encoded protein is MKRSRNLSKPLATLGLGLAILSLTACQTDSSTASLASSTVNAVDGKSAAEQLVSENAKPAAFLSPGEAIDISQFRGKTIAAVTLDNSLPFVRAVLDGMTEAGERAGVKVEVYDAKGSTDTAAKQVNQALAAKSSAIVAFGINFNLLPTAIESANQAGVPVIGALNVDANAPLEKGAAGEVSIDYKKSGKLLAAYAIANTEGPAHGVVQNLPSIETFTEMRKGIEEGFHEFCSSECSLQVDDLMQSNFKTAAETLTGSEISRNPKLNWIFPAIDGIAQFTIPAVELSSRKDQIRVGSINAVEANLGFIRDKRIQAVDVGNSNNWLGWAMMDRTLRALSGAEPAMSEVPVKLFDAKNIEGLDISSEEVLYDNVDYKQQYANLWK
- a CDS encoding ABC transporter permease yields the protein MSQISTPPAQRTPVENGSTPKPPESGKNRTNVTQDSLFRRLMYKYAVLGVLIFVIVVFSVAAPDTFFTFENLRVVTSSQSVLIIAALGLVLPFAAGEFDLSFGPMIAWSSIILSVLHVKLGLPGEIAIPIALASTMVWGLLNSYFIVKIGISSMITTLGMGTVITGLTLAISGSQVIAGAPEFLSNIATAQFLGLPLPVYFAFLLAFAVWVFMEHTPLGRYIYFTGEGREVARLSGLPTNRIRVFALTASAFLCGLAGVLNVGRLGSADPNLGASFLLPGAAAVFLGATVIKPGRFNAWGTVIAVFLVVTGVTGLQMLGGAGWLENVFNGAALVLAVSFAAIISRKSASST